The Choristoneura fumiferana chromosome 5, NRCan_CFum_1, whole genome shotgun sequence region TAGccagaaacatgtcgagctaaactcgatttaagaggTGAGTTATCCGACACAATATGATTTGGTTGTGAAGacaatttttagattcagtaatttgtttgcgaaatcctacttatattataaatgcgaaagtttgtgagtgagtgagttgtgagtgagtgagtgagtatgtttgttactccttcacgctaaaacggctggacggatttggatgaaaattggtatgtagatagttggacatctggaataaaacataggctactttttatcccgatattcccacgggatagggatgaaatctcgaaataacaaccgctgagcttagagtaatgaaatttgggatggttgtattcaatgcaacgtcaataaaaaccacgaCAATTTTCAGGAATTCAGGAATCCCAGAAATCAATTAAaccgctgtatctaatgatttaaaCGAGCGAAGTgatcaatatttaaactaaataacttgcatgcttgctttgcttacattattgcttgcacctttgggagtatgcttgcttgattggtAGTTTCGTGTTCAAAacgaacagcagggctactacgaaactcgaagttcgtatcgtaccgtccctctcgctctcgtattaaatagtataagtgtcagggaTCGCTCGATGAagtacgaacttcgagtttcgagtttcgtggtagccctgctgtgtTCAAGCGAGCGAACCCGCGAATACAGGCCAGTATTATACAAACAAATGATGTTGATGAAGcttaatttgtattatttttcagGTTAAGACAAACACGATGGGAGACAAAGTGAGAGTCCGGGAGCTGGATCCCGAGTCGCAGGAGTTGGTGATCAGTTTGTTCAAAGGTAAGACTTttaccccccacgcaaaaagaggggtgttataagttgacgcctatgtctgtctgtctgtctttggcaTCGTAGCTTTCAAACGAAAGGATCGATTTCGATTTTAAGTGAAAGTGAGTTGCTTGTTGAGCTTGGTTCAActgttttttgaaatattaacgttgaaatgacaatgtcggggttagGTTATTAAACAGTACCTAACACTTatgaaaaaatcttaaaaaacatCTTAGACATTCCGACCGGCCCGCTATCTCCGTCTCAAGCGTAAAAGAactaggtattttaaaaacctatgtacagtcgaactatTTCATACCTTAGAACATTCTCACAGTGAGTGTCgcaatgaattcccttgtcaagcaatgcgatctCAGTAACTTTTTCTACGATAAGGTTCCACAGcaggtcacgattcagttggttcgatacgTGTTATGGTTTCAGGAAATCCCGAAGGAGCTGCTCGCTTCGGCGAGGGCGGCTACATCATGCCTTCAGTGTACAGGAAGAATGTGGATGACCTGAAGAATATGCCCGTGCGGCCTGACGACACCTGGGTGGTCACGTACCCTCGGTCAGGTATGGTCTACTTGTGATTAAATACACCATTTagtcccatcatcatcatcatcatcatcatgtcagccgaaagacgtccactgctggacataggcctcccccaaggctctccactcagaccgatcttgtgcttttcgcatccaacgcgatcgatcttaaccaggtcgtcgctccatcttgttgggggTCTACCGACActtcgtctcccggtccgcggacgccattcgagtaCCTTCTGactccatcggccatcagtcctgcgagcaatgtgccccgtccactgccacttcagtttcacaattcttcgggctatgtcggtatcCTTaattctactgcggatatcatcatttctgattatATCCCGCAGGgcaaccccgagcatagccctctccatagccctctgagtgactttgagcttcctcatgaggcccttcgttagcgcccacgtctcagatttAGTCCCATCTCgaagccttattgtctaactcagggcttcccaaacttatttgtaCTGTGACGCCCATGAGATGAGACTTTGCCATATTTTTACGACGCCCCGCTTAGGTTACGAGCCCCCAAATCGAAAAAtaagcataaaataaataacctttttaagcataaaataaatttcatttttaatacaagctttcttgctgactttactttttgttgactgtacttgcattgtcagccAAACTAcattgcatatcaaatttcaaatctatactattaaccgttgaagagctccgtcctgcagagacgattctgcctggactaccaggatcactactagattattgtattgtcacgcgatttacataagtttctAAATTTAAAGGCAATCTGACTGCTGAAAAGTGGTCAAgtgtaagatttgattacagacagacagacagacaacgggacagggtgaaactaaataaaagcttgtaaaagagATCGACCCGCGACGCCCCTGGGACAATATTGCAACGCCCCAGGGCGTCGCGACGCACAGTTTGGGAAGTCCTGGTCTAACCCACTTGGAATCTCAACCGTTTTCACTCCTTCTTTCTGTCCCATGGTATAatatgagggtagaaagagatggggaATTTGGTCGCAAAGGTCAGcgcgttaagccgagtttagacttgcaagaaaaatcgtgcaagccaacgagtttgtagtggtcaatcgagcgccgcaatgtaatgcaacttgcacgatttttcttgtaagtctaaactcggctttagacgaTACTGCCTCAGGTTTGGTAGCTACCTTGAAAATGGGACTGTAGCTAGCTTTCAAATCTGACTTCGAGATGggacttttcttttctttcttctttctgcAATTTGGCGATTTGTGAAATCAACACAAGGCACTCCTTTGTCTTTTCTTGTCTCTGTCATCAACTGAGAAATACTCCATTGAGCATCCCTTCAAGTGCTATCATTGGTGTTGAACGTGCTTGGTAGAGCAGGGAGATGTCGAGATGGGACTAAAGAGAATAAGCACTCGTAAATACAATGAGTTCGGAGATATTCCTCAACTTTATAGatgcaaaaatctaaattcgtTAGTAACAACAATAGCAAGCTCCCATTAAATTAACTGCGTGCCATATCGCACATTTAAAtcaatacaattattttgtatttttttcatgccTAATTTTTAGGTCtataagcacagaataagtaatacttaGTACAAGTTCTATAAGGCAacgacgaggtttgaatcatgaacttttttaattttgtccaTTTAAGGATTAActaaatatgtaaatacttaatcatgatgaaattgaaaatacaaactgaaatatagatgcacagaaaaacaagactagcactgggaatcgaacccaggacctcacattccgtgccgcgtgctataccgctacaccactgctggacaacggtacagacacggatttcccctatgcaccacatatctcaggttgtttgtttcttatttagccacttagcagtgacgctagcgacatctataccatAATCATCAATCATAAATCTATATTCATAatgaaattgttaaaaaaagacaaacaaATCTCACActgagcccgactcgcacttgatttttaaaatacacaACGAAATACTCCAAGTTTCTGGAGTTGGAAGTCGTAAACGTATTTAAATGTTCCCAAACGGTTATGATAATAGACATTTGCTCTTGTTGCATTTTATGACCCCCAAGCTGGAAATCCGAAATATTTACAGCACTCGCTAACATCATAGGGAGCACGCAAACGTAACATTgtgtatgattgttttttttttgggtctttgtattttttattttaactccgaATTTGTTACTTCTACGGgtataagcaacctgagatatgtatgcataggaaaagttcgtgtctagattcctgtccagcagtggtgtaggggttatagcacgcagcacggattgctgaggacctgggtttgattcccagtgctggtctttttctggtttttctgtgaattcatgtgtcagtttgtattttagattattttgtgGCAACACACGATCTAcactttgtacagtcacctgtgTTAATATCTGCtgcagcggagtgtgcaaaaatatctgacgcgtgCTACCGGAACTTGATAATTatatagagtcatatcagatatgccctctcattctgagaggaagcctgtgcgcAGTAGTGggccgtatataggctgggatgatgatgatgatgatgatatcagatatttatgcacgcttttttgtgtcagaaACCTATTGGTGCTGGCGACTCTACGTATCTTTATCATTAGGTAAGTTGAAAAGGCACTTCAAATGACGCAATAAAATTCAGTGATAAAGATTTTAAAACTTTCCTTTCTGTAATGTTTTTATGACATTACTAGCGAATCGCCTCGGGTACAATGTTCAAGAGAAGGTATGCAATCAAAGGTAGGTATTTCACATCTTTCAACGCCATTTTTCAAAACCCCCGCGCGAAGTCGAGTAAATATTGCTGTCCCTTCGATGTcgttataaacggttttgactggTAGCTATTTACGTAGGTAACTGAAGTATCTACATATTTCTTCAGCGTCCAGCTAAAAATTATTTACTGCAGTATACTCATTTAAGGACCTTACTGCCGCCAAACGTATGAAGTTTTTCGTTTAAAGAAATATGAATCTAATAGGTAGGTATCGTTGAATTGACTACTATTATAATACaaacatgtaggtacctaataataaaagcCCGGCTGTAGTGTGTTGTTTGCAAACATGGCGAAGTAGGTACTTGCAGGAATTGATATACTTATTGACAATGATGTTATGACAAAGTTCCTTAGTGACTCAAAAAATAATGCCGCGGCTATACggcgtcggggacggtgactcaacggggtcacgccgttttgtcaccaaattcgttttaaatatctgtaaggtatttattgtatggccaagttgcccgaaataacaAAATCGTAATTCATTATCAGTGTTACGCCAAGATAACGGCAATTTAGTGTTAATAAAAACTActctatacctacttaatgcGTATCTATAATGCTGATGAAAAAAACCACAGCGAAGAATTATTATAACATACTCGTAAATGCTGCGTAACGATTATTTAACAGTAAAATTATTGACGTAACAtaatcccagcgctggtcttcatcatcccagcctatataccttcgtcccactgctggtcacaggcctcctcccagaacaagagggcttgggtcatagttcccacgcgggcccagtgcggattgggaacttcacgacgcaccattgaattgcttcgcaggtttgtgcgggtttcctcacgatgttttccttcaccgcaaagctcgtggtaaatttcaaatgtaattccgcacattaatttcgaaaaattcagaggtgcgagccggggtttgaacgcacgatcctctgcttgagagacgataggtcaaaccactaggccaccacggcaccacggcagcgctggtcttatttttctggtttttctgtgcatctatatttcagtttgtattttcgatataggttttacgggatgaccgtaaaagaaaataaaaatttggaattgaaataaaaaatacaaaaagattccaaaaaaccaatcttcataATTAAACCATTTCACCATTCCattaatgattaaaaaaaaactgaaaccaGTAAAAGAGCCTACCTATGGTTGGTTAGTTTCctgggcaaaaaaaaaattccccATGAGATTATCATTtcctttgtcaatcaaacaaaaaattacatagataaagcgcgtcaaagttcgggagtggggggggggggggcgcacTTTAACTGGCTATTTTCGTATGATCgacattttatgtttaattgacaaaactaaaaatacgtgtaaaataCCTATATGTTGTGATAGTCTAGTCCATCATTAAAAGTATCCTCTTGGCGAGTTTTACTTTTGAATAGGTgcagggtatttttttttctcgatagGACAGGACCTAAAGAGCATGGAATTGCAGCtcggcatttctatctaccgttgtttTTTTACCGAATTTTTCTTAGTAATTTCGTAACAAAATGGACACATCCATATAATATTTTGGGGACTCATCTGGAGACCCTTTTTTTCCCGCTCGTAATCATGAactgagtctaccttccaaattttgttgaaatcggagagataaactcagggtacaacggtagatagaaatggccagctctttaattttattaatctttTGTGATCGAGGTGACATTTGCGGCGGTCACTTGTCAATCTTGTCAAcgacaaatttaaaaacgttaATTATTGTGCTATTGATGTATGTGCTGGTGACAAGATCGTGATTCGTGAAGATGTAACGGACATACAGAACGAGGTACTTTCGCATTTAACCCCCCTAATATTAATTAGTTAGGGTTAGCAAGGAGGGATAACATACAATGAAAAGCAAAGTGAGTGGTAATAGTTTTATAATTCCGgaatgaattatttattgttttttttttaatttaaagaatcatttatttttctttcattctatTAATTGTTAAACtatgctaaaaataaattaactatatatacagttcCCCCAAGTCTTctccctgaggaagagtgcccataaggctggctgcatttccgcgctggatcgtgattccaatgcgttgggcgagaaatgcaccaccATTTATTGTGTTAATTCGCAGGAACAACCTGGACACAAGACCTGGTCTGGCTGCTGATGAATAACTTCGACTTCGAGACGGCTCTGAAAATACCATTAATGGGCAGATACTTCTTCATCGAGTAAGTTGCGtcttaaaatcataataaaatccGACGCTTGAAAGAAACGGGTTATAAAtacaaagttttataaaaagcgtatatatatactcgtaggCTGGGATGGCAACTTACATATTATTACCCAGCAtgttagtttattatattttgcctaataaatataaatttcatataCTTATTGACAAATGTGATAAAAACCATTAAATTGTgcgtccatcccagcctatatacgtcccactgctgggaacaggactcctctcagaacaagagggctcgggccatagttcccacgcgggcccagtgcggattgggaacttcacacgcaccattgaattgctttgctggttaccgcaaagctcgtgggaaatttcaaatgtgattccgcatatgaacttcgaaaaactcagaggtgcgagccggggtttgaacccacgaccctctgcttgagaggcgataggtcaaaccacaaggccaccacggcttataattGTGCGTCACACGGGTGGTATTAGAATTACAAACATGGACTCATTTAAAGCCTTTCAATCTTTgatttcgggcttctaatagactgtcgttcgtaattccttatgaaatagttcattaatatggacctccgcaaagtaacgtctgaatcAATCTAAAGTATCGTAAACGTTTCTCTTCAGAATCACCTCCCTGGCACCCATGGACAAACTTGGCCCAGACCAGCTAGACCCTGTCATGCTCCAGGAATTCGCAAAACTAGCGCCATCCTTCCAGGCAATAGTAGACGCGCCGTCCCCCCGGTTTATCAAGAGCCATCTTCCACTTTCCCTGCTGCCAGATAATCTCCTGGACACAGCCAAAGTGGTGTACGTGGCCAGAGATCCCAGAGACGTTGCTGTATCGTTTTATCATCACAGCAGGCTGTTTAAAACTTCTAACTACGTCGGAGACTTTAAATCATTTTGGGACTTATTTGTAAAAGATTTGGGTGAGTTTggctttactttaaaaaataaaggaatataTTCTTTTAACGCAGCGTAATTTTTGTCTATTTGGCAGTTACGTACACTCCATTCTTCCCTCACCTGAAAGAAGCGTGGGCGCAACGGCACCACCCGAACATGCTGTTTATCTTCTATGAAGATTTAAAAAAGGTAAATTCGAAGCTGAGTTGTCCCTTGTAAAGTGGTAAAGTAAGTAAGTTGTATTGTGTGCGCTTGCAGGGCGTCATGgattaactaataataatacctaatgtaACACCTTGTACAACTGTACATGAACATGACTTtataatgaatgaataaatatataaagaaTCCATTGGCAAATGAAAGTGGgtcacttcacatttttcacttCCCTATCCCAAAAGCCACCACTACGCGGTAAACTAAACTTTCCTCTGGAATCACTAGATATTTGTTGATAAAAAGCACATTAAAATTCGTTGAGTAAAATATCTGAGCGAGCGTGCATGCATACAAAGAGACAGAGGGCGGAAAGTGACTTTGTCTGATATTAAGCAAAGATTAAGAAGATAGTTACTTACTCGTGCTAACGTTTTCCAGGACCTGCCTGGCCATATAAAGCGCATAGCGGAATTCTTAGGGAAGGAAGTCACAAGCGAGCAGACCCAGAAACTGTGCGAGCATCTCGACATTAAAAACTTTAGGAACAACGAGTCCGTCAACCCGACGTGGCTCAACGCCACTGGCAACGCTGGCGAAGAGGGATTCATTCGGCAAGGTAACCCTAACCATCTGATAGCATATTTGAAGTACAATAGTGTTAGGTTTCTAGATAGATTATGATAGGTAGATTGGGTAGATGATAGGTGGTGGaacattttttgacatttattattGCTTGTTGtaatatagcctaaattgaataaattaattgactTTCGCTTcagtaaaaataagtaataacacGCTTTAAGGTAAACCAAATGGTAAACCTGCCTgactgctccatcatcagatcttgggTACCAGTATCGGTCAAATTACACCCTATAACTATTCCaataagcccaaacacggctacgTCACGTTATTTATAGTTATagttaagtttcttgcggcgcatttttcttggcaatgatggtctttctgaaagcgttgccagtttaaaaaatgacgtgtaaaagtgcccattgcggcctatttactgaataaatgatttaaaatttgaattttgaaatattctGTCTTGAAATTCCAGTGTCTAGCTTCCttttccatcatcagatcagttcgagtATTATCATGTTGAAATCTAAATTACGCgtaatacatacatatgtagttAAATAAGCCAACTGTAgagatcagggaacacagacgcAGGCAGAGCATTCTACTCCTTAGCTGACCGGATAATGAAGGACGAGCGAtaacgctttgtgcggattttagAGATGCTGTCCACATAAGGGTGTTATTGTTACTTTTGTTGCCGGATTAGGACTatttgatgccctaagcaattgcttaatttgcttatgagCTAATCCAGCACTGGTTATTTTACAGGAAAGACTGGCGGCTGGTACGACTATTTCGACGAGGCGATGGCTGCGCAGGCGCAGGCGTGGATCCGCGTCAACCTGGCAGGCACTGACCTGCGCTTCCCCAACGCCAGCTCCAAGGTCGCGACCCTCGTCTCCAAATACAATAAAGGATGATCAGATTAAGctgtatttacaataaaataagtttttattaaaattatttttaatacgccctataaaaacaaaagtgaaATCTACTTCATCATTAGTCAGAAATGTCCACTGCTGAAGAATGGCCTctttagaacgctacaatgaacgataacCGGTCACTCACCACTCAATCGCCACTTCAACACCATTGCCCaaaattctcacgatgtcgtcagttcatAAAGTCGAAGCTGTctgtcaacgcttcgtcttaCAGTTCGTGggcgccactcgaggacttttctcgtGCAAAGATTTTACGTGACCTGTCTGACACACATTTGTCTGACATGTTACTTTTCTAAAATTTGGTTTGTTGGTAAAAACTATCCAAGTCAAGTGAGCTTGGATTAGAATATTGCATATTCTTGTAACTTCATGATTTTCTGCAGAAATCTTGGCACCTTCAGGTTTCAATTCTTTAGTCGGCGAAATAAACGACGTATATTCTTAATTTTGAAGTTGATTCttacttatgcgaaataa contains the following coding sequences:
- the LOC141427745 gene encoding sulfotransferase 1B1-like — protein: MGDKVRVRELDPESQELVISLFKGNPEGAARFGEGGYIMPSVYRKNVDDLKNMPVRPDDTWVVTYPRSGTTWTQDLVWLLMNNFDFETALKIPLMGRYFFIEITSLAPMDKLGPDQLDPVMLQEFAKLAPSFQAIVDAPSPRFIKSHLPLSLLPDNLLDTAKVVYVARDPRDVAVSFYHHSRLFKTSNYVGDFKSFWDLFVKDLVTYTPFFPHLKEAWAQRHHPNMLFIFYEDLKKDLPGHIKRIAEFLGKEVTSEQTQKLCEHLDIKNFRNNESVNPTWLNATGNAGEEGFIRQGKTGGWYDYFDEAMAAQAQAWIRVNLAGTDLRFPNASSKVATLVSKYNKG